A single genomic interval of Bos indicus isolate NIAB-ARS_2022 breed Sahiwal x Tharparkar chromosome 5, NIAB-ARS_B.indTharparkar_mat_pri_1.0, whole genome shotgun sequence harbors:
- the KCNA6 gene encoding potassium voltage-gated channel subfamily A member 6 yields the protein MRSEKSLTLAAPGEVRGPEGEQQDAGDFPEAGGGGGGCCSSERLVINISGLRFETQLRTLSLFPDTLLGDPGRRVRFFDPLRNEYFFDRNRPSFDAILYYYQSGGRLRRPVNVPLDIFLEEIRFYQLGDEALAAFREDEGCLPEGGVDEKPLPSQPFQRQVWLLFEYPESSGPARGIAIVSVLVILISIVIFCLETLPQFRADGRGGSNGGGVSPGSRGSQEEEEDEGDSYTFHPGIAPGGMVAGGSSSLSTLGGSFFTDPFFLVETLCIVWFTFELLVRFSACPSKPAFFRNIMNIIDLVAIFPYFITLGTELVQQQEQQSATGGGGQNGQQAMSLAILRVIRLVRVFRIFKLSRHSKGLQILGKTLQASMRELGLLIFFLFIGVILFSSAVYFAEADDDDSLFPSIPDAFWWAVVTMTTVGYGDMYPMTVGGKIVGSLCAIAGVLTIALPVPVIVSNFNYFYHRETEQEEQGQYTHVTCGQPAPDLKAADSGLGKPEFSEATRERRPSYLPTPHRGYAEKRMLTEV from the coding sequence ATGCGATCGGAGAAATCCCTGACGCTGGCGGCGCCGGGGGAGGTCCGCGGGCCGGAGGGCGAGCAACAGGATGCGGGAGACTTCCCGGAGgccggcggcggtggcggcggctgcTGTAGTAGCGAGCGGCTGGTCATCAACATCTCGGGGCTGCGCTTCGAGACGCAGCTGCGCACCCTGTCGCTGTTCCCGGACACGCTCCTGGGGGACCCCGGCCGCCGCGTCCGCTTCTTCGACCCGCTGAGGAACGAGTACTTCTTCGACCGCAACCGGCCCAGCTTCGACGCCATCCTCTACTACTACCAGTCCGGGGGCCGGCTGCGCCGGCCGGTCAACGTCCCGCTGGACATTTTCCTGGAGGAGATCCGCTTCTACCAGCTGGGGGACGAGGCCCTGGCGGCCTTCCGCGAGGATGAGGGCTGCCTGCCCGAGGGTGGCGTGGACGAGAAGCCGCTGCCCTCCCAGCCCTTCCAGCGCCAGGTGTGGCTGCTCTTCGAGTACCCGGAGAGCTCGGGGCCCGCCCGGGGCATCGCCATCGTTTCCGTCCTGGTCATCCTCATCTCCATCGTCATCTTCTGCCTGGAGACGCTGCCCCAGTTCCGTGCAGACGGTCGAGGTGGAAGCAACGGTGGCGGCGTCTCCCCAGGGTCCAGGGGCagtcaggaggaagaggaggatgaaGGTGACTCCTATACCTTCCATCCTGGCATCGCCCCCGGGGGAATGGTGGCAGGGGGCTCATCCTCACTAAGTACTCTCGGGGGCTCCTTCTTTACCGACCCCTTCTTTCTGGTGGAGACGCTGTGCATCGTCTGGTTCACCTTCGAGCTGCTGGTGCGCTTCTCCGCCTGCCCTAGCAAGCCAGCCTTCTTCCGGAACATCATGAACATCATCGACCTGGTGGCCATCTTCCCCTACTTCATCACCCTGGGCACCGAGCTggtgcagcagcaggagcagcagtcgGCCACTGGTGGGGGCGGCCAGAACGGGCAGCAGGCCATGTCCCTGGCCATCCTCAGAGTGATCCGCCTGGTCCGCGTGTTCCGCATCTTCAAGCTGTCACGCCACTCCAAGGGGCTGCAGATCCTGGGCAAGACGCTGCAGGCCTCCATGCGGGAGCTGGGCCTgctcatcttcttcctcttcatcgGGGTCATCCTCTTCTCCAGCGCCGTCTATTTCGCGGAGGCTGACGACGACGATTCGCTCTTCCCCAGCATCCCAGATGCCTTCTGGTGGGCGGTGGTCACCATGACCACCGTAGGTTATGGGGACATGTACCCCATGACGGTGGGGGGCAAGATCGTGGGCTCGCTATGTGCCATCGCTGGGGTCCTCACCATCGCCCTGCCCGTGCCCGTCATCGTCTCTAACTTCAACTACTTCTACCACCGAGAGACAGAGCAGGAGGAGCAAGGGCAGTATACCCACGTCACTTGTGGGCAGCCTGCCCCGGACCTGAAGGCAGCTGACAGCGGACTTGGCAAGCCTGAATTCTCAGAGGCCACCCGGGAGCGGAGACCCAGCTACCTTCCCACACCACATCGAGGGTATGCAGAGAAAAGGATGCTCACTGAGGTTTGA